A genome region from Christensenella minuta includes the following:
- a CDS encoding diacylglycerol kinase has protein sequence MESNESGKKYRPKKSLMNSFNHAINGFLQSFKMERNMKIHVALAVVVTITALLTQVTRFEMIALVLVIAFVFFAELFNTAIEAVVDIASKGEYNELARIAKDVAAGGVFVAAMSALVVGYLVFFRKLYTISYASVSYINNLPAYITFAALMLVFVAVIVMKSRFMKKGGNYIQGGMPSGHTAFAFALFTAIAFVSADPVASTFAAVLALIVAESRMETKVHTFAEVLVGALMGVVITVLVFEVGELIIR, from the coding sequence ATGGAATCTAACGAAAGCGGGAAAAAATACAGGCCGAAAAAATCGTTGATGAACAGCTTCAATCATGCCATCAACGGTTTTTTGCAGTCTTTTAAAATGGAACGCAATATGAAAATCCATGTTGCGCTTGCGGTTGTTGTCACGATTACTGCGCTTCTTACCCAGGTTACCCGGTTTGAGATGATTGCGCTGGTGCTTGTGATTGCATTCGTATTTTTTGCCGAGCTGTTTAATACGGCAATCGAAGCGGTAGTGGATATCGCATCCAAAGGTGAATATAACGAGCTCGCCCGTATTGCGAAGGACGTCGCGGCGGGAGGTGTCTTTGTTGCGGCAATGAGTGCGCTTGTTGTGGGCTACCTCGTTTTTTTCCGGAAGCTGTATACAATTTCTTATGCGTCGGTAAGCTACATCAACAACCTGCCCGCTTATATTACGTTTGCGGCCCTGATGCTGGTGTTTGTGGCCGTAATTGTGATGAAATCCCGTTTTATGAAAAAGGGCGGGAATTATATCCAAGGGGGGATGCCAAGCGGGCATACCGCCTTTGCTTTTGCATTATTTACCGCCATTGCCTTTGTATCCGCCGATCCGGTCGCTTCGACTTTCGCGGCGGTGCTTGCCCTGATCGTTGCGGAAAGCCGCATGGAAACAAAAGTACATACCTTTGCAGAAGTGCTGGTTGGGGCGCTTATGGGCGTTGTGATTACAGTGCTTGTGTTTGAGGTGGGAGAACTGATTATTCGCTGA
- the recO gene encoding DNA repair protein RecO, with amino-acid sequence MEKHYCIVLRTADYKDYDKILTLFSRSDGRLDAQARGARRLKSDIATAAQPLSCGEYEFYKKGDKLFLTAALVKQEFYRVQNDFDKFTAACVMLELSDKLLQNTDDYEDLFLALIYALFSMEQGTLSHTRALAYFFARIVERMGIFPAIGTCAVCGNEAAGDPAAFSMEEGGEICRECVSHVATVSVPRSALLSLEKMGEARPQDIVQYAAGETDAKSVIDLMSRYLENMMELRLKTMKCFREKSL; translated from the coding sequence GTGGAAAAGCATTATTGTATTGTACTGCGTACGGCAGACTATAAAGATTACGATAAGATACTGACGCTTTTTTCGCGCTCGGATGGGCGCCTAGATGCTCAGGCGCGCGGCGCACGGCGGCTGAAAAGCGATATCGCTACAGCGGCGCAGCCGCTTTCATGCGGTGAGTACGAGTTTTACAAAAAAGGAGATAAGCTGTTTTTGACCGCCGCGCTTGTGAAGCAGGAATTCTATCGTGTCCAGAATGATTTTGACAAGTTTACCGCTGCCTGCGTGATGCTCGAGCTTTCCGATAAGCTGCTGCAAAACACGGATGATTACGAGGATTTGTTCCTTGCCCTTATTTATGCTCTTTTTTCGATGGAGCAGGGGACGCTTTCCCACACGCGGGCGCTCGCCTATTTCTTTGCCCGTATTGTGGAACGGATGGGTATTTTCCCGGCAATCGGCACATGTGCGGTATGCGGAAACGAAGCAGCCGGCGATCCGGCGGCTTTTTCCATGGAAGAAGGAGGGGAAATCTGTAGGGAATGCGTTTCACATGTGGCTACCGTTTCTGTGCCCCGGTCCGCACTTTTGAGCCTTGAAAAAATGGGAGAGGCCCGGCCGCAGGATATTGTGCAGTACGCAGCCGGAGAGACGGACGCAAAAAGCGTGATCGATCTTATGAGCAGATATCTGGAAAATATGATGGAATTGCGCCTGAAAACAATGAAATGTTTCCGCGAAAAATCTTTGTAA
- the era gene encoding GTPase Era — protein sequence MEFKSGFIALTGSPNVGKSTLLNALVGTKIAIVSKKPQTTRNRITGVLTREDCQMIFMDTPGLQTPKNKLGEFMLKTAEQTARDVDAVLFVADAKVGVREKDEEILTRLANSETPLVIALNKIDAVDGERAAEQETILRKYGKPVFRISAAEKLGLAELAEYLKRYLVEGPMYYPADMVTDQPEQVIAAEFIREKALKSIGKEIPHGIGVVVEKLEREEDRDLTNIDAVIYCEKDSHKGIIIGAGGRMLKKIASAAREDMQMLFGGKVFLQVWVKVKPDWRNKAGVLRTLGYDERQ from the coding sequence ATGGAATTTAAATCTGGCTTTATTGCACTGACGGGCAGCCCGAATGTGGGAAAGTCCACGCTGCTTAACGCACTTGTAGGAACGAAGATTGCCATTGTATCTAAAAAGCCGCAGACTACGCGTAACCGCATCACAGGAGTGCTTACACGGGAAGACTGCCAGATGATCTTTATGGATACGCCCGGCCTGCAGACCCCGAAAAACAAATTGGGGGAATTTATGCTGAAAACGGCGGAGCAGACCGCGCGGGATGTGGACGCCGTTTTATTTGTAGCGGACGCCAAGGTGGGCGTGCGGGAAAAGGACGAAGAGATTCTGACGCGTCTTGCAAACAGCGAAACACCGCTGGTAATTGCGCTGAACAAAATTGATGCGGTGGACGGCGAACGCGCGGCGGAACAGGAAACGATACTGAGGAAATACGGCAAGCCGGTTTTTCGTATTTCAGCCGCCGAGAAGCTTGGACTTGCGGAGCTGGCCGAATATTTGAAGCGGTATCTGGTGGAAGGCCCGATGTATTATCCTGCCGATATGGTTACGGATCAGCCGGAGCAGGTGATTGCGGCGGAATTTATCCGGGAAAAGGCGCTGAAAAGCATCGGAAAGGAGATACCGCACGGGATCGGTGTTGTTGTGGAGAAACTCGAGCGGGAAGAAGACAGAGACCTTACAAATATTGATGCGGTAATCTACTGCGAAAAGGATTCACATAAAGGAATTATTATTGGCGCGGGGGGCAGGATGCTGAAAAAAATTGCTTCAGCCGCGCGGGAGGATATGCAGATGCTGTTCGGTGGAAAAGTATTTTTGCAGGTATGGGTAAAGGTAAAACCGGATTGGCGGAATAAGGCCGGGGTTTTGCGGACGCTTGGCTACGACGAACGGCAATAG